The following proteins are encoded in a genomic region of Arachis stenosperma cultivar V10309 chromosome 4, arast.V10309.gnm1.PFL2, whole genome shotgun sequence:
- the LOC130976047 gene encoding shaggy-related protein kinase theta-like isoform X2, with the protein MNNMMRKLKSIAAGKTSLLPDSDIEATIVNGNGTETGQIITTAITGRDGLSKQTISYMAERVVGTGSFGVVYQAKCVETGELVAIKKVLQDKRYKNRELQVMRILDHTNVLKLKHCFYSMANKDELYLNLVLEYVPETVYRVSKQYVRVHQHMPAIYIQLYAYQICRGLNYLHHVINVCHRDIKPQNLLVNPQTHQLKICDFGSAKMLVPGEPNISYICSRYYRAPELIFGATEYTTAIDVWSAGCVLAELMLGQPMFPGESGVDQLVEIIKILGTPTKEEIKCMNPNYNEFKFPQIKAHPWHKVFPKAMPPQAIDLVSRMLQYSPNLRCTALEACAHPFFDDLRNPNITLPNGRPLPPLFDFTAQELADAPDELRRRLIPEHARN; encoded by the exons ATGAATAATATGATGAGAAAGTTGAAAAGCATTGCTGCTGGCAAGACTTCTCTTCTTCCAGATTCT GATATAGAAGCAACAATAGTGAATGGTAATGGAACAGAAACAGGTCAAATAATCACTACTGCTATTACTGGTCGCGATGGACTATCAAAACAG ACAATCTCATACATGGCAGAACGTGTGGTTGGTACCGGTTCTTTTGGTGTTGTTTATCAG GCTAAGTGTGTTGAAACGGGTGAATTAGTTGCAATAAAGAAAGTGTTGCAAGACAAGAGATACAAGAACAGGGAACTGCAAGTGATGAGAATTCTTGACCATACAAATGTTCTTAAACTAAAGCATTGCTTCTATTCAATGGCAAATAAAGATGAATTGTACCTTAATCTTGTTTTGGAGTATGTTCCTGAAACTGTCTATAGAGTCTCAAAGCAATATGTCAGGGTGCACCAACATATGCCTGCAATTTATATTCAACTATATGCATACCAA ATATGCCGTGGTTTAAATTATTTGCATCATGTGATCAATGTGTGTCACCGTGACATCAAGCCCCAAAATCTCTTG GTTAACCCCCAAACTCATCAGTTAAAGATATGTGATTTTGGGAGTGCAAAGATGTTG gtGCCTGGTGAACCAAACATATCATACATATGCTCAAGGTATTATAGAGCTCCAGAACTAATATTTGGGGCAACAGAATACACAACTGCCATAGATGTTTGGTCAGCTGGTTGTGTTTTAGCTGAGCTTATGTTAGGACAG CCAATGTTTCCTGGAGAGAGTGGGGTGGATCAATTAGTAGAGATTATTAAG ATTTTGGGAACACCAACCAAAGAAGAAATAAAGTGCATGAATCCAAATTACAACGAGTTTAAGTTTCCACAAATAAAAGCTCATCCATGGCATAAG GTTTTTCCCAAAGCAATGCCTCCTCAAGCAATAGATCTAGTGTCAAGGATGCTTCAATATTCACCTAATCTACGTTGCACTGCT ttGGAAGCGTGTGCTCACCCATTCTTTGATGATCTCCGAAACCCTAACATAACCTTGCCAAATGGGCGACCACTACCACCTTTGTTTGATTTCACAGCTCAAG AACTAGCGGATGCACCCGATGAGTTGCGTCGACGTCTAATTCCAGAGCATGCAAGAAATTAA
- the LOC130976047 gene encoding shaggy-related protein kinase theta-like isoform X1 — MNNMMRKLKSIAAGKTSLLPDSGGDDFMTNGDNFGDDIESNANDSNDRGHHIKEANGTSNSKNVAKELHEIKIRDEKSKTNNGKDIEATIVNGNGTETGQIITTAITGRDGLSKQTISYMAERVVGTGSFGVVYQAKCVETGELVAIKKVLQDKRYKNRELQVMRILDHTNVLKLKHCFYSMANKDELYLNLVLEYVPETVYRVSKQYVRVHQHMPAIYIQLYAYQICRGLNYLHHVINVCHRDIKPQNLLVNPQTHQLKICDFGSAKMLVPGEPNISYICSRYYRAPELIFGATEYTTAIDVWSAGCVLAELMLGQPMFPGESGVDQLVEIIKILGTPTKEEIKCMNPNYNEFKFPQIKAHPWHKVFPKAMPPQAIDLVSRMLQYSPNLRCTALEACAHPFFDDLRNPNITLPNGRPLPPLFDFTAQELADAPDELRRRLIPEHARN, encoded by the exons ATGAATAATATGATGAGAAAGTTGAAAAGCATTGCTGCTGGCAAGACTTCTCTTCTTCCAGATTCT GGAGGGGATGATTTTATGACAAACGGAGATAACTTTGGTGACGATATTGAAAGCAATGCAAATGATAGTAATGATAGGGGGCATCACATAAAAGAAGCTAATGGAACATCTAATTCCAAAAATGTAGCTAAAGAATTGCACGAAATCAAAATTAGGGATGAGAAAAGCAAAACCAACAATGGAAAG GATATAGAAGCAACAATAGTGAATGGTAATGGAACAGAAACAGGTCAAATAATCACTACTGCTATTACTGGTCGCGATGGACTATCAAAACAG ACAATCTCATACATGGCAGAACGTGTGGTTGGTACCGGTTCTTTTGGTGTTGTTTATCAG GCTAAGTGTGTTGAAACGGGTGAATTAGTTGCAATAAAGAAAGTGTTGCAAGACAAGAGATACAAGAACAGGGAACTGCAAGTGATGAGAATTCTTGACCATACAAATGTTCTTAAACTAAAGCATTGCTTCTATTCAATGGCAAATAAAGATGAATTGTACCTTAATCTTGTTTTGGAGTATGTTCCTGAAACTGTCTATAGAGTCTCAAAGCAATATGTCAGGGTGCACCAACATATGCCTGCAATTTATATTCAACTATATGCATACCAA ATATGCCGTGGTTTAAATTATTTGCATCATGTGATCAATGTGTGTCACCGTGACATCAAGCCCCAAAATCTCTTG GTTAACCCCCAAACTCATCAGTTAAAGATATGTGATTTTGGGAGTGCAAAGATGTTG gtGCCTGGTGAACCAAACATATCATACATATGCTCAAGGTATTATAGAGCTCCAGAACTAATATTTGGGGCAACAGAATACACAACTGCCATAGATGTTTGGTCAGCTGGTTGTGTTTTAGCTGAGCTTATGTTAGGACAG CCAATGTTTCCTGGAGAGAGTGGGGTGGATCAATTAGTAGAGATTATTAAG ATTTTGGGAACACCAACCAAAGAAGAAATAAAGTGCATGAATCCAAATTACAACGAGTTTAAGTTTCCACAAATAAAAGCTCATCCATGGCATAAG GTTTTTCCCAAAGCAATGCCTCCTCAAGCAATAGATCTAGTGTCAAGGATGCTTCAATATTCACCTAATCTACGTTGCACTGCT ttGGAAGCGTGTGCTCACCCATTCTTTGATGATCTCCGAAACCCTAACATAACCTTGCCAAATGGGCGACCACTACCACCTTTGTTTGATTTCACAGCTCAAG AACTAGCGGATGCACCCGATGAGTTGCGTCGACGTCTAATTCCAGAGCATGCAAGAAATTAA
- the LOC130976048 gene encoding phenylalanine--tRNA ligase, chloroplastic/mitochondrial: MATILSFSFVQLQSSLFRQRTNLLTRTFAFSSSFSSSSSAASISAPNLSRKKWKQPVFSALDLGGVKVNREDVVRDDPTNNVPDNIFSKLGVQLHRRDQHPLGILKNAIYEYFDTNYSNKYNKFDDLSPIVSVKENFDDVLVPEDHVSRSYNDTYYVDPQTVLRCHTSAHQAELLRSGYTHFLVTGDVYRRDSIDSTHYPVFHQMEGFRVFAPEEWEASELDGTSFAAADLKKCLEGLARHLFGSVEMRWVDTYFPFTNPSFELEIYFKEKWLEVLGCGVTEQEILRKNGKPNNVAWAFGLGLERLAMVLFDIPDIRLFWSNDERFTSQFSEGQLGVKFKPFSKYPPCYKDISFWINESFTENNLCELVRGIAGDLVEEVQLIDNFTNKKGMTSHCYRIAYRSMERSLTDDEINDLQWKVRDQVQSKLNVVLR; this comes from the exons ATGGCAACGATTCTATCCTTCTCTTTCGTGCAACTCCAATCTTCTCTCTTTCGTCAACGTACCAATCTTCTCACAAGAACCTTCGCTTTTTCTTCgtccttctcttcttcctcttcagcTGCTTCTATCTCTGCTCCCAACCTTTCCCGCAAGAAATGGAAGCAACCTGTTTTCTCAGCGCTCGACCTCGGTGGAGTCAAGGTTAACAGAGAAG ATGTGGTGAGGGATGATCCTACGAATAATGTGCCAGACAATATATTTTCAAAGTTAGGAGTGCAGCTCCATAGGAGAGATCAACACCCTCTTGGGATACTCAAGAATGCAATATACGAGTATTTTGACACaaattattcaaataagtaCAATAAGTTCGATGATCTTAGTCCTATTGTTTCAGTGAAGGAG AATTTTGATGATGTCTTGGTTCCGGAAGATCATGTGAGTAGAAGCTATAATGATACGTACTATGTAGACCCTCAAACTGTTTTGAGATGCCATACAAGTGCTCATCAGGCTGAATTATTGAGAAGTGGTTACACTCATTTCCTTGTTACCGGTGATGTTTACCGTAGGGACTCAATTGATTCAACTCATTATCCTGTCTTCCATCAG ATGGAAGGATTTCGTGTTTTTGCTCCGGAGGAATGGGAGGCATCTGAATTGGATGGCACATCATTTGCAGCAGCTGACTTAAAGAAATGCCTTGAGGGTTTAGCACGCCATTTATTTG GTTCTGTGGAAATGCGCTGGGTGGATACTTATTTCCCATTTACTAATCCATCATTTGAACTTGAAATATACTTCAAG GAAAAGTGGTTGGAGGTTTTGGGCTGTGGAGTGACAGAGCAAGAGATTCTAAGAAAAAATGGGAAGCCAAACAATGTTGCTTGGGCATTTGGCCTAGGATTGGAGAGGCTAGCAATGGTTTTATTTGACATACCAGATATTCGTCTCTTTTGGTCAAATGATGAGCGATTTACCTCCCAG TTCTCAGAGGGCCAGTTGGGAGTCAAATTTAAGCCATTTTCAAAG TATCCTCCTTGTTATAAGGACATCAGTTTCTGGATCAATGAATCATTTACTGAAAACAATCTGTGTGAACTTGTCAGAGGAATTGCTGGGGATCTTGTAGAAGAG GTGCAATTAATAGACAATTTTACCAACAAGAAAGGAATGACCAGCCACTGCTATAGGATTGCATATAGGTCTATGGAACGTTCTCTTACTGATGATGAAATTAACGATCTGCAg TGGAAAGTAAGAGATCAGGTGCAAAGCAAATTAAATGTTGTGTTAAGATGA